TCCAGGTTTAGAGTTCAACGTGCCGTTTACCCGTGCGCGCGTGGGTGACTTTGACGTGGATTTGAGCATCGAGTTCTTTCGCGGCTTTGTAAACCACGCTGGTGTGACCTTGCACATCGATAACATTCGGGGTGTGAATGCGCATCACCAAATTGAGACCGTATTTAAGGCCTTTGGGCGAGCGCTACGCATGGCCTTGAGTATCGATCCACGTTCACCCCATGCGGTGCCATCCACCAAGGGAAGTTTGTAAGACACACTTCTTTTGCCAACGAGATTATTGAGATCGCGATGCACATCGCTATTGTTGATTACGGAATGGGTAATTTGCGCTCGGTTTCACAAGCCTTGCAGCGCGTCGCTCCTGAGTGCAAGATTACGATCGCCAGCGATCCTGCTGAGATCTTGCGCTCAGACCGTGTGGTGTTGCCCGGGCAGGGTGCGATGCCCGATTGCATGAAGCAGTTGCGTTCTTCAGGTCTCATGGATGCAGTGATGCAGTCGGTGCGTGAGAAACCACTTTTTGGGATTTGCGTGGGCGAGCAAATGCTTTTTGAAGAAACTGAAGAGCGCAAACCCGGAGTAACAACCAATACGGCGTGCCTTGCTTTAATGCCAGGGAAGGTGAAACGCTTTCATTTGTCGGGTACGCAAGAGGATGGCTCAGGGTTTAAGATCCCGCACATGGGATGGAACCAAGTTCGCCAAGATCGTGATCACCCGATGTGGCATGGCATCCCTGATATGACGAGTTTTTACTTCGTACACAGTTATTATGTTGAGGTGGGCAACCCAGAAGATACTGTAGGATCAACGAATTACGGTGGGTGGTTTACATCAGCCGTGGCTCGCGATACTATTTTTGCTACGCAATTCCATCCAGAAAAAAGTGCTCAATACGGACTAAAGCTCTATCAAAATTTTGTCGCTTGGCGACCCTGATTGATTTCAAC
This genomic window from Polynucleobacter sp. MWH-UH24A contains:
- the hisH gene encoding imidazole glycerol phosphate synthase subunit HisH translates to MAMHIAIVDYGMGNLRSVSQALQRVAPECKITIASDPAEILRSDRVVLPGQGAMPDCMKQLRSSGLMDAVMQSVREKPLFGICVGEQMLFEETEERKPGVTTNTACLALMPGKVKRFHLSGTQEDGSGFKIPHMGWNQVRQDRDHPMWHGIPDMTSFYFVHSYYVEVGNPEDTVGSTNYGGWFTSAVARDTIFATQFHPEKSAQYGLKLYQNFVAWRP